The following proteins come from a genomic window of Anaerobutyricum hallii:
- the dinB gene encoding DNA polymerase IV: MSERVILHSDMNCFYASVEMLHHPEFTGMPLAVGGDPEARHGIVLTANYIAKQKGVKTGMALWQAKQICPEIIFVPPRMDLYLRFSQMAREIYSEYTDKIEPYGIDEAWLDVSDSRNLKGSGMTIAREISHRIKYELGVTVSIGISWNKIYAKLGSDYKKPDAITEFNRENYKDRIWQLPATDLLYVGRQTNKKLQKLGIRTIGQLAESDEKLLESHLGKIGNVLWAFANGWDEDPVCKEGYEAPVKSIGNSTTTPRDLENDLDVWIIQIALAESVAARLRKHGFKCKTVEITVRDNGLYSFSRQIHLRQPTNITNEIVTAAFQLFKDNYKWEHPIRSLGIRAADLVLDDIPVQLDLFGNQEKKEKLEKLDRTVDEIRRRFGYFSIQRAAMYQDKVLSHLDAGTHTIHPHSYFHG; this comes from the coding sequence TTGAGTGAGCGTGTGATCCTGCATAGTGATATGAACTGTTTTTATGCCAGTGTGGAAATGCTGCATCATCCGGAATTTACCGGAATGCCGCTGGCAGTCGGTGGCGATCCGGAAGCCAGACATGGGATTGTGCTGACAGCAAATTATATTGCAAAGCAAAAAGGTGTAAAGACCGGAATGGCATTATGGCAGGCAAAACAGATTTGTCCGGAAATCATATTTGTACCACCACGGATGGATTTGTATTTGAGATTTTCACAGATGGCAAGGGAAATCTATTCGGAGTATACGGACAAGATCGAGCCATATGGAATTGATGAAGCCTGGCTGGATGTATCGGACAGCAGAAATCTGAAAGGAAGCGGAATGACGATTGCAAGAGAAATCAGCCATCGGATTAAATACGAACTGGGTGTAACGGTAAGTATTGGAATTTCCTGGAATAAGATTTATGCGAAACTTGGTTCAGATTATAAAAAGCCGGATGCAATCACAGAGTTTAATCGAGAAAATTATAAAGACAGGATATGGCAGCTTCCAGCGACAGATTTGCTTTATGTCGGAAGACAGACAAATAAGAAATTGCAAAAACTTGGAATCCGGACAATTGGGCAACTTGCGGAATCAGACGAAAAGTTGTTAGAGAGCCATTTGGGAAAAATAGGAAATGTATTATGGGCTTTCGCAAATGGTTGGGATGAAGATCCGGTTTGCAAGGAAGGATATGAAGCACCAGTAAAGTCGATAGGTAATAGCACTACAACACCGAGAGATCTGGAAAATGATCTGGATGTCTGGATCATTCAAATAGCATTGGCAGAAAGTGTAGCTGCACGATTGCGGAAACATGGATTTAAATGCAAAACAGTAGAAATTACAGTTCGAGATAATGGATTGTATAGTTTTTCCAGACAGATACATTTACGACAGCCAACGAATATTACAAACGAGATTGTAACTGCAGCATTTCAGCTATTTAAAGATAATTATAAATGGGAACATCCCATTAGAAGCCTGGGAATCCGAGCTGCGGATCTTGTGTTAGATGATATTCCCGTGCAGTTGGATTTATTTGGAAATCAGGAGAAAAAGGAAAAGTTAGAGAAGCTGGATCGTACTGTAGATGAGATCAGACGACGGTTTGGTTATTTCAGTATACAGCGAGCGGCAATGTATCAAGATAAAGTCTTATCCCACTTAGACGCTGGTACGCACACGATCCATCCACACAGTTATTTTCATGGGTAA
- a CDS encoding metal-dependent transcriptional regulator, protein MKIHASGEDYLEAVLILQKKQGMVRSIDLARHMGFSKPSISHAVGVLKNGGFLTVDEDGYLNLTNAGREVAEKIYERHQFFTEQLVAVGVDRETAERDACRIEHVISEEAFEKLKTSVEKKY, encoded by the coding sequence ATGAAGATTCATGCGTCCGGGGAGGATTATCTGGAGGCTGTGCTGATTCTTCAAAAGAAGCAGGGTATGGTCCGATCCATTGATCTTGCCCGGCACATGGGATTCAGTAAACCGAGCATCAGCCATGCAGTAGGTGTGTTAAAGAATGGCGGTTTCCTGACTGTCGATGAAGATGGATACCTCAATCTGACTAATGCCGGGCGGGAGGTTGCCGAGAAAATTTATGAACGCCATCAGTTCTTTACGGAGCAGCTTGTAGCTGTCGGGGTTGATCGGGAAACTGCAGAAAGAGATGCCTGTCGGATAGAACATGTAATCAGTGAAGAAGCTTTTGAAAAATTGAAAACTTCGGTTGAAAAAAAGTATTAG
- a CDS encoding helix-turn-helix domain-containing protein encodes MRDFGEILAENRKKKGYSQSDLVDLLSQEGIQVTTKAISKWETNAREPALHVFLTLCQLLDIEDIYESFFGENPYNIMSGLNEEGRNKLIEFADILKASKKFSPLSAKIIPFHHPVEITWEPVSAGTGNYLEDSVKETYDVGHLAPEQTDFGVRISGDSMEPVYHTDDVAWIQKKDSLANGEIGIFYLNGNIYIKELHDEPDGVYLISLNQKYRPIQVLESDSFKVFGKVIGKCKGAEIPGFH; translated from the coding sequence ATGCGTGATTTCGGGGAAATATTAGCAGAAAATAGAAAAAAGAAAGGATACTCTCAATCAGATCTGGTAGACCTGCTTTCTCAGGAAGGTATTCAGGTCACTACAAAAGCAATCTCCAAATGGGAGACCAATGCACGAGAACCAGCTTTACATGTTTTCCTGACACTTTGCCAGTTACTTGATATCGAAGATATATATGAATCCTTCTTTGGAGAAAACCCATATAACATTATGAGTGGATTGAATGAAGAAGGCAGAAATAAATTGATTGAATTTGCTGATATTTTGAAAGCTTCTAAAAAGTTTTCTCCACTGTCTGCAAAAATTATCCCATTCCATCATCCTGTAGAAATTACATGGGAACCAGTTTCTGCTGGTACTGGAAATTACCTGGAGGATTCTGTAAAAGAAACCTATGATGTAGGACACCTTGCTCCTGAGCAGACTGACTTTGGTGTACGGATTTCCGGTGACAGTATGGAGCCAGTTTATCATACAGATGATGTTGCATGGATTCAGAAAAAAGATTCTCTTGCTAATGGTGAAATTGGAATCTTCTATCTCAACGGCAATATTTACATCAAGGAATTACACGATGAGCCAGATGGTGTTTATCTGATCTCTTTAAATCAAAAATATCGTCCTATCCAGGTTTTGGAATCTGACTCTTTTAAAGTTTTTGGAAAAGTAATCGGGAAATGCAAAGGTGCAGAAATTCCGGGATTTCATTAG
- a CDS encoding relaxase/mobilization nuclease domain-containing protein: protein MAYLKIFPIKVTDKKALDYITNPDKTDEKLLVSSFGCSPETADLEFSMTREMAKKNGMDKGDNLAFHLIQSFKPGEVDAENAHRLGQQFADEVLKGKYEYVISTHVDKNHIHNHIIFNAASFVDHHKYVSNKRSYHKLCRISNRICHENGLATSMPTGKKGKSYKENMEYHRGTSWKAKLRVAVDKSIWTSINYEEFLQKMQLAGYEVRQGKHLSFRAPEQKNFTYMKSLGSYYSEENVRIRLAKNRSKVKTPRHLSREARLYINISTYVTTGNREGFERWAKLNNLKEAAHTFNYLSENNLLNYDDFRQHVSDIEASVKVADQRIAQINSELSTQKVIQKHCDSYRLCRKVIEDCKSAKNPKAYRTKHQAEYQLHDSLKKELQDLGVTKIPSSNKIQKRIENLESEQDATVREKQELQKKQKTLEIIQQNFTALLDAPEISSDLLPAKKEPVSVTREK, encoded by the coding sequence ATGGCGTATCTTAAAATCTTCCCCATTAAGGTAACTGACAAGAAAGCTCTGGACTATATTACAAATCCAGATAAGACAGATGAAAAACTGTTAGTTTCCAGTTTTGGCTGTTCCCCGGAAACTGCAGATCTTGAATTTTCTATGACAAGAGAAATGGCAAAAAAGAATGGAATGGATAAAGGCGATAACCTGGCATTTCATCTGATCCAATCATTTAAACCTGGAGAAGTTGATGCCGAAAATGCCCATCGCTTAGGTCAACAATTTGCTGACGAAGTGCTGAAAGGAAAATATGAGTACGTGATCAGCACACACGTTGACAAAAATCATATTCACAATCATATCATCTTCAACGCTGCAAGCTTTGTTGATCATCACAAGTATGTTTCCAATAAGCGGAGCTACCATAAACTCTGCAGAATCAGTAATCGTATCTGCCATGAAAATGGACTTGCCACCAGCATGCCAACCGGAAAAAAAGGTAAAAGCTATAAAGAGAACATGGAATATCATCGTGGCACCAGTTGGAAAGCCAAGCTACGTGTCGCAGTTGATAAATCAATCTGGACTTCCATCAACTATGAGGAATTTCTGCAAAAGATGCAGTTAGCCGGATATGAAGTCCGGCAGGGAAAGCACCTGTCCTTCCGTGCACCGGAGCAGAAGAACTTCACTTATATGAAATCTCTCGGAAGCTATTATTCCGAAGAAAATGTTCGCATCCGTCTGGCTAAAAATCGTAGCAAAGTAAAAACTCCAAGACATCTGTCCAGAGAAGCTCGCTTGTATATCAATATCTCCACTTATGTCACAACTGGAAATCGAGAGGGATTTGAACGATGGGCAAAGCTCAATAATCTAAAAGAGGCAGCCCATACCTTCAACTATCTTTCCGAAAATAACTTGCTGAATTATGACGATTTCAGGCAGCATGTATCTGACATTGAAGCTTCTGTGAAAGTTGCCGACCAAAGAATAGCACAAATCAACAGTGAGCTGAGCACGCAGAAAGTCATTCAGAAACACTGCGATTCTTACCGGCTTTGTCGTAAAGTAATTGAAGATTGTAAATCTGCTAAAAATCCAAAAGCATACCGCACCAAACATCAGGCAGAATACCAGCTCCACGATTCACTAAAAAAAGAGCTTCAGGATCTCGGTGTCACCAAAATCCCAAGCTCTAATAAAATCCAGAAGCGGATTGAAAATCTTGAATCTGAACAGGATGCTACTGTCCGGGAAAAACAGGAATTGCAGAAAAAGCAGAAAACCCTAGAGATCATTCAGCAAAATTTCACTGCACTGCTCGATGCTCCAGAGATCAGTTCAGACTTACTTCCGGCAAAAAAGGAACCTGTTTCTGTCACAAGAGAAAAATAA
- a CDS encoding MmcQ/YjbR family DNA-binding protein, producing MKKEEIFEYVQKQYGTLPEYLWSKLPDSAVLRHKNGKWYAVIMTVEKSKLGLEGRELVDIIDVKCDPDMTNMIIQTYGFLPGYHMNKQHWITILLDGSVSEAKVLDFLDMSYDLIDGAGGKEENVSGLQ from the coding sequence GTGAAGAAAGAAGAAATATTTGAATATGTGCAGAAACAGTATGGCACACTTCCGGAATATCTATGGAGTAAACTACCGGACAGTGCAGTACTCCGACATAAAAATGGAAAATGGTATGCAGTGATCATGACGGTTGAAAAATCGAAACTGGGATTAGAAGGAAGAGAGTTGGTTGATATCATTGACGTAAAGTGTGATCCGGACATGACAAATATGATTATTCAGACTTATGGATTTTTACCTGGGTATCATATGAATAAACAGCACTGGATCACGATTTTACTGGATGGTTCGGTCAGCGAAGCAAAGGTACTGGACTTTTTAGATATGAGTTATGACCTGATTGACGGAGCAGGCGGAAAAGAAGAAAATGTAAGTGGTTTACAGTGA
- a CDS encoding helix-turn-helix transcriptional regulator, which yields MAINNTLKDIREERNLIQADLAEAIGSCSQTIGRIERGERNPSLEIAIRLAHYLKVPVEDIFQVED from the coding sequence ATGGCAATCAATAATACATTAAAAGATATTCGTGAAGAACGGAATCTCATTCAAGCAGATTTGGCTGAAGCCATAGGTTCCTGCAGCCAGACTATAGGCCGCATCGAACGTGGAGAACGTAATCCCTCTCTTGAGATTGCAATCCGGCTGGCCCATTACCTGAAAGTGCCTGTAGAAGATATTTTTCAAGTTGAAGACTGA
- a CDS encoding MobC family plasmid mobilization relaxosome protein has product MAERKRNKEIHFYVTEEERKLIRRKMIESKTKNMGAYLRKMAIDGYIVNTDTTPLKKQYEEMHKIGVNINQIAKKVNTTGDLYPEEMQELKEMVKELWRILKSSPLR; this is encoded by the coding sequence ATGGCTGAAAGAAAGAGAAACAAAGAAATCCATTTTTATGTCACCGAAGAAGAAAGGAAGCTTATACGCAGGAAGATGATAGAATCAAAAACCAAAAACATGGGAGCTTATCTGCGTAAGATGGCAATCGACGGTTACATCGTCAACACCGATACCACCCCACTGAAGAAACAGTATGAGGAAATGCACAAGATTGGTGTAAATATCAACCAGATTGCAAAAAAGGTAAATACCACCGGAGATCTATATCCAGAAGAAATGCAAGAATTGAAAGAGATGGTGAAAGAATTATGGCGTATCTTAAAATCTTCCCCATTAAGGTAA
- a CDS encoding ABC transporter ATP-binding protein → MFKKIFEYAGPYKKNMYVATVVVLVSVLMGILPFVLAYQVISPLVMGDSVETEFVLLRVIGVLICLVLQAFFYGWGLSISHKAAYNTLFRLRVSLQKKFEKLPLGIVEEKGTGTIKKLFVDDVDSLELLLAHSVPEGIANLLIPLVIYVAMFCADWKLALMSLASIPISLLSMVIMYSVGMKRMGPYYQSAQKMNNTIIEYINGMEVVKVFNRESESYENFRKDVTDYRDYTLAWYKAAWPWMAIYGSLLPCTVILTLPLGAWFVLCGISTLPDLILVLCLSLSIGIPLLKALGFMETIPNLNYKITALEQMLNTAPLQAAEDDFHGQDFNISYDHVSFAYQTTQPGPDGKPIIAENEVLHDITFVAQAGQKTALVGESGSGKSTLAKLLIHYYDPQKGSISIGGQKLCDMSLEALNSRISYVAQDQYLFNTSLLENIRLGRLDATDEEVMQAAKKARCMEFLEKLPQGIHSMAGDAGKMLSGGQRQRISLARAILKDAPIVVLDEATAYADPENEEKMEAAIAELVEGKTLVVIAHKLPAIMNADQICVMDHGKMVATGKHQELIQACPEYQKLWKAAQDSAEWKVSTAKEGR, encoded by the coding sequence GCCATATAAGAAAAATATGTATGTGGCCACGGTTGTCGTACTGGTCAGCGTTCTTATGGGCATCCTGCCTTTTGTGCTGGCCTATCAGGTCATTTCGCCATTGGTTATGGGCGATTCTGTTGAAACAGAATTTGTTTTATTGCGTGTTATAGGGGTTTTGATCTGTCTTGTTTTGCAGGCGTTTTTTTATGGATGGGGATTATCAATTTCTCATAAAGCAGCATATAACACATTGTTCCGGCTGCGGGTATCTCTGCAAAAGAAGTTTGAGAAACTTCCCCTTGGCATTGTGGAGGAAAAAGGGACAGGGACAATCAAAAAGCTGTTTGTCGATGATGTGGACAGCTTGGAATTGCTCCTTGCTCATTCAGTCCCAGAGGGTATCGCAAATTTACTGATCCCGCTGGTGATTTATGTTGCTATGTTTTGTGCGGACTGGAAACTGGCTCTTATGTCTTTGGCCTCTATCCCGATCAGCCTGCTCTCCATGGTCATTATGTACTCTGTTGGAATGAAGCGCATGGGTCCCTACTATCAGTCTGCACAGAAAATGAACAACACGATCATTGAGTACATCAATGGTATGGAGGTTGTCAAGGTTTTCAACCGGGAGAGCGAATCTTACGAGAACTTCCGCAAGGATGTAACGGACTATCGGGATTATACCTTGGCATGGTATAAGGCCGCCTGGCCCTGGATGGCGATATACGGAAGTCTACTGCCCTGCACTGTTATTCTGACTTTGCCTCTTGGGGCATGGTTTGTTCTCTGTGGCATAAGCACTTTACCTGATTTGATTTTAGTCCTCTGCCTTTCCCTCAGCATTGGGATTCCTCTCCTGAAAGCACTGGGCTTTATGGAGACGATTCCGAATCTGAATTATAAGATCACGGCACTTGAACAGATGTTAAATACGGCACCGCTGCAAGCTGCTGAGGATGATTTCCACGGACAGGATTTTAACATTTCTTACGATCATGTTTCCTTTGCGTATCAGACGACACAGCCTGGCCCAGATGGGAAACCGATAATAGCGGAAAACGAAGTCCTCCACGATATTACCTTTGTGGCACAAGCAGGACAAAAAACTGCCCTAGTTGGTGAATCCGGTTCTGGCAAGAGCACCCTTGCAAAACTGTTGATCCACTACTATGACCCGCAGAAAGGGAGCATTTCCATTGGCGGGCAGAAACTTTGTGATATGAGCCTGGAGGCATTGAACAGCCGCATTTCCTATGTGGCTCAGGATCAGTACCTGTTTAACACCTCCCTGCTGGAAAATATCCGTCTTGGACGTTTGGATGCTACCGATGAGGAAGTAATGCAGGCGGCGAAGAAAGCCCGGTGTATGGAGTTTCTGGAAAAGCTGCCGCAAGGTATTCACTCCATGGCGGGCGATGCGGGGAAAATGCTTTCCGGGGGGCAGCGCCAGCGAATTTCCCTGGCGCGGGCAATATTGAAGGATGCCCCGATTGTAGTGCTCGACGAGGCCACGGCCTATGCTGATCCAGAAAATGAGGAAAAAATGGAGGCTGCTATTGCGGAGCTGGTGGAGGGAAAAACCTTGGTAGTTATCGCTCACAAACTTCCCGCTATAATGAACGCAGATCAAATATGCGTTATGGATCACGGAAAGATGGTGGCAACCGGAAAACATCAGGAGCTGATTCAAGCTTGCCCAGAATACCAAAAGTTGTGGAAAGCGGCTCAGGACAGCGCCGAGTGGAAAGTATCTACTGCAAAGGAGGGAAGATAA
- a CDS encoding ABC transporter ATP-binding protein yields the protein MFALISRILNLSGRYKSRIQAAFLCAFVESILSKMPIFMAFIVLAGFADNTLTGKTCLFVGLGLLAVVVVQTVVHYLSDRLQSAAGFMIFADKRMELGNHLRKMPMGYFTSGNIGKISSVLSTDMVFIEEVSMSTIGNMMSYMLSTLVLAVFMFVLDWRLGLIAVIITLLASLVAKYMNKVSFKEAVGRQNQSENLTDAVLSFAEGIGVIKSYNLLGEKSDELTENFKKSRDVNTKFEQKMTPWTTGLNILYGVGIAAIFGLSVFLHQEGVLSLAYLLGVLLFVFDLFGPLKALYGEATRLTVMNAALDRIEAVLDEPELPDNGNQHILSQAQPDQPEVQFSDVGFAYQDKEVLHNISFSMQKNTMTALVGPSGGGKSTIANLLARLWDVKSGKVTIRGTDIRDVPLAELMEQISMVFQRVYLFQDTIYNNISMGKPDATEEEVYEAAKKARCYDFIMALPDGFQTVIGEGGATLSGGEKQRISIARCILKDAPIVILDEATASVDTDNESYIQEAINELVKGKTLLVIAHRLNTIRQADQILVISDGRISEQGTHDELMAKAGIYQDFVNIRKKASGWSLA from the coding sequence ATGTTTGCATTGATTTCAAGAATCCTGAACCTCTCCGGGAGGTATAAAAGCCGTATTCAGGCTGCATTTCTATGTGCATTTGTCGAGTCCATTCTCTCCAAAATGCCGATCTTCATGGCGTTTATTGTCTTGGCCGGGTTTGCTGATAATACGCTGACTGGAAAGACCTGTCTGTTTGTCGGACTTGGATTATTAGCTGTTGTAGTGGTTCAGACAGTGGTTCACTATTTGAGCGACCGTCTGCAAAGTGCCGCTGGATTTATGATCTTTGCTGATAAACGGATGGAGTTGGGAAATCATTTAAGAAAAATGCCGATGGGTTACTTTACATCGGGGAATATTGGCAAAATCAGCTCTGTTCTCAGTACGGATATGGTATTCATTGAGGAAGTTTCTATGAGTACCATTGGCAACATGATGAGCTATATGCTGTCTACTTTGGTTTTAGCTGTTTTTATGTTCGTACTGGATTGGAGACTTGGGCTGATTGCGGTAATCATTACCTTGCTGGCATCACTGGTTGCAAAATATATGAATAAGGTTTCCTTCAAGGAGGCTGTCGGGCGTCAAAACCAAAGTGAGAATTTGACGGATGCGGTCTTGTCTTTTGCTGAAGGAATTGGGGTTATCAAAAGTTACAATCTGCTCGGAGAAAAATCTGACGAATTAACGGAAAACTTCAAAAAATCAAGGGATGTCAATACGAAGTTTGAGCAGAAAATGACACCGTGGACCACTGGCTTAAACATTCTCTATGGCGTGGGTATTGCCGCTATCTTCGGTTTATCCGTTTTTTTACATCAGGAAGGCGTACTCTCCCTGGCTTATCTTTTGGGCGTGCTGCTGTTTGTCTTTGATCTCTTTGGACCTCTGAAAGCTCTTTATGGAGAAGCAACCCGACTGACCGTGATGAATGCCGCATTAGACCGCATTGAAGCTGTTTTGGACGAGCCCGAACTTCCCGATAACGGAAATCAACATATTCTGTCACAGGCACAGCCGGATCAGCCAGAAGTACAATTTAGCGATGTGGGCTTCGCCTATCAGGACAAGGAAGTCCTGCACAACATCAGCTTCTCTATGCAGAAGAATACCATGACCGCACTTGTGGGACCGTCTGGCGGTGGCAAATCCACGATTGCGAACCTTCTGGCGCGGCTGTGGGATGTGAAATCCGGCAAAGTGACAATCCGTGGTACAGATATTCGGGATGTACCTCTCGCCGAACTGATGGAACAGATCAGCATGGTTTTCCAGAGGGTGTACTTGTTCCAGGATACCATTTACAACAATATCAGCATGGGTAAACCGGACGCTACCGAGGAAGAAGTCTATGAGGCTGCAAAAAAAGCCCGCTGCTATGATTTTATCATGGCGCTGCCAGATGGATTCCAGACAGTCATCGGTGAAGGCGGCGCTACTCTGTCCGGCGGCGAAAAGCAAAGAATCTCTATCGCCCGATGCATTTTGAAGGACGCACCGATTGTCATTCTGGATGAAGCGACTGCAAGTGTTGATACCGATAATGAAAGCTATATCCAGGAGGCAATCAATGAGCTGGTAAAGGGTAAAACATTACTTGTGATTGCACATCGCCTGAATACCATCCGTCAGGCAGATCAGATTTTGGTGATCTCTGATGGACGGATCAGCGAACAGGGAACCCATGACGAGCTTATGGCAAAAGCCGGGATTTATCAGGATTTTGTAAATATCCGTAAAAAGGCTTCCGGCTGGAGCCTTGCATAA
- a CDS encoding DNA-binding protein: MKKTLTRKQKESYQCLLDYTKEHGYPPTVREFGKLIGVKSTSSAFSRIKQLELNGYIRRIPASPRAIEIL; the protein is encoded by the coding sequence TTGAAAAAAACATTAACCAGAAAACAGAAAGAAAGTTATCAGTGTCTTTTGGATTATACGAAGGAGCATGGATATCCGCCGACAGTACGGGAATTTGGAAAATTGATCGGGGTGAAATCAACATCATCAGCATTTTCCAGAATCAAGCAGTTGGAGTTAAATGGATATATCCGCAGAATCCCGGCATCGCCAAGAGCAATTGAGATTTTATAG